In a genomic window of Occallatibacter riparius:
- a CDS encoding GH35 family beta-galactosidase, which translates to MCGLLLVLPVLGGAQSTKPIPAIQKNGDSYRLLVDGAPYLMLGGQVHNSDTSNDDDLNKALDVLASWHSNTAEVPIYWEAIEPKEGQFDFSSVDLAIEAARKRELHLVFLWFGTWKNGESHYVPEWVKRDKQKYTRVQGSHGEETEIVSPLCHAAMEADSRAFAAVMRHIKSVDEAQRTVLMMQVENEPGQLGTDRDYSDAANREFNQPVPKELLSSLESHHQQLAAPMARVWSKSTKAGNWKQVFDDLAPETFSAWMISNYVNTVAGAGKHEYPLPMYVNVWLIEGVERAGRWPSGGATVNAFDVWKAAGSSIDVLAPDIYYPKFYDVAVQYTRPDNPLFVPETNFNPYFIGFAYTTFGQFNGIGFSPFGIDDVVRNTTGAAIGAGFEDTYRILRPMLPTIARYQFTGKLHPVLQGLGNGEDWKQSIRVGDGLAANIDFTASFDPAKGRASGMIIELAPDDFVVMGTGFDVTFRELDGPLRDAQLISIEEGTFQEQKWIPSRRLNGDERHVSLPERATILRVRVAR; encoded by the coding sequence ATGTGTGGTCTGCTGCTCGTCTTACCCGTGCTTGGCGGAGCGCAATCTACCAAGCCCATTCCTGCCATCCAGAAGAATGGCGATTCCTACCGGCTTCTTGTGGACGGCGCACCCTACCTGATGCTTGGCGGCCAGGTCCATAACTCCGACACGTCGAACGATGACGATCTAAACAAGGCGCTCGACGTGCTCGCCAGCTGGCATTCGAACACTGCCGAGGTACCCATTTATTGGGAGGCGATCGAGCCGAAAGAAGGGCAATTCGATTTCAGCTCAGTCGATCTCGCGATTGAGGCTGCTCGCAAGCGCGAGCTGCATCTCGTGTTTTTGTGGTTCGGCACGTGGAAGAACGGCGAGAGCCACTATGTGCCCGAATGGGTCAAGCGCGACAAGCAGAAGTACACACGCGTGCAGGGCTCGCATGGTGAAGAGACGGAGATCGTTTCCCCTTTGTGCCATGCGGCCATGGAAGCAGACTCGCGCGCATTCGCCGCAGTGATGCGCCACATCAAGAGCGTCGATGAAGCCCAACGCACTGTCCTCATGATGCAGGTGGAAAATGAGCCGGGCCAGCTTGGCACGGACCGCGACTATTCAGATGCGGCCAACCGCGAGTTCAATCAACCGGTACCGAAGGAGTTGTTGAGCTCTCTTGAGAGTCATCATCAGCAGCTCGCGGCTCCCATGGCCAGGGTCTGGAGCAAATCGACGAAGGCCGGCAATTGGAAGCAGGTCTTCGACGATCTGGCGCCGGAGACCTTCAGCGCTTGGATGATCTCGAACTATGTCAATACAGTCGCAGGTGCCGGCAAGCACGAGTACCCGCTGCCAATGTATGTGAATGTGTGGCTCATTGAAGGCGTGGAACGAGCCGGCCGCTGGCCAAGCGGTGGCGCTACAGTCAATGCGTTCGATGTCTGGAAGGCGGCTGGTTCTTCCATCGACGTTCTGGCGCCCGACATCTACTACCCCAAGTTCTACGATGTCGCCGTTCAATACACGCGGCCAGACAATCCGCTGTTCGTGCCCGAAACGAATTTCAACCCTTATTTCATCGGTTTTGCTTACACCACTTTCGGCCAGTTCAACGGCATCGGCTTTAGCCCATTCGGCATCGATGACGTTGTGAGAAACACGACGGGAGCGGCGATCGGTGCAGGGTTCGAAGACACCTACCGAATACTGCGCCCGATGCTTCCAACGATCGCTCGCTATCAATTCACAGGCAAGCTCCACCCCGTGTTGCAGGGACTGGGCAACGGCGAGGATTGGAAGCAGTCGATTCGTGTGGGTGATGGGCTCGCTGCCAATATCGATTTCACGGCCTCGTTCGATCCAGCCAAGGGCAGAGCATCTGGCATGATCATCGAACTCGCGCCCGACGACTTTGTTGTAATGGGAACCGGATTCGATGTCACTTTCCGCGAACTGGATGGGCCTCTGCGTGATGCTCAGCTTATCTCGATTGAGGAGGGAACGTTTCAGGAACAGAAATGGATTCCATCTCGCCGCCTCAATGGGGATGAGCGCCATGTTTCACTGCCAGAGAGAGCGACAATCTTGCGGGTGCGGGTTGCCAGGTGA
- a CDS encoding penicillin-binding transpeptidase domain-containing protein yields the protein MRNGRTGLARDVAAGGRLVDTLNVSSKLKVAVLIAGILTAHVFVCAQQQDPAWRPAIQTAARIAPQARIVVVRISDGHQVASRHLEEAARTLAAPGSTLKPIVLYQMLTAGMWSADQRVPCSGDLEIGGRRLACSHPSARPFNAQEALAWSCNTYFAQAARAVVPSKLPQMLQTPGLLAQTGLTSGEATAEFRAPRTTEEAQLTVLGVDGIRVTPLELAAAYRWLARELEANAGSVAARTVRGGLAKTATFGIAKGATALGASVMGKTGTAEGADSPQTHGWFVGLTPALTPEFVVVVYLPVGHGADAAAVAGEVLAHAPVERK from the coding sequence ATGCGAAACGGCCGCACCGGTTTGGCGCGCGATGTCGCCGCCGGCGGGCGCTTGGTGGATACTCTCAATGTGTCCTCCAAGCTCAAGGTGGCGGTTCTGATCGCGGGAATTCTGACTGCGCACGTCTTCGTCTGTGCACAGCAGCAGGATCCCGCATGGCGACCAGCAATACAGACCGCGGCGAGGATAGCACCACAGGCCCGGATCGTAGTGGTACGGATCAGCGATGGGCATCAGGTCGCGTCGCGTCATCTCGAGGAGGCGGCTAGGACCTTGGCAGCGCCGGGGTCGACGCTGAAGCCCATTGTGCTTTATCAGATGCTCACGGCTGGTATGTGGAGTGCGGACCAGCGAGTTCCCTGCTCCGGCGATCTTGAGATCGGAGGAAGGCGGCTGGCGTGCTCGCATCCCTCTGCGCGGCCGTTCAATGCGCAGGAGGCGCTGGCGTGGTCGTGCAACACTTATTTCGCGCAGGCGGCGCGAGCCGTTGTGCCGAGCAAGCTTCCCCAGATGCTGCAAACCCCAGGCTTGCTCGCGCAGACTGGATTGACCAGCGGCGAGGCCACGGCGGAGTTCCGCGCACCGCGCACAACTGAAGAGGCGCAGCTCACGGTGCTCGGAGTGGATGGAATTCGCGTGACCCCTCTGGAATTGGCCGCGGCGTATCGATGGCTCGCTCGGGAATTGGAGGCAAACGCCGGGAGCGTGGCCGCGAGAACCGTACGAGGCGGATTGGCTAAAACGGCGACCTTCGGGATTGCGAAAGGTGCAACGGCTCTCGGGGCGTCGGTGATGGGAAAGACAGGGACGGCCGAGGGCGCCGATTCACCGCAGACGCACGGATGGTTTGTCGGGCTAACGCCGGCTCTGACGCCGGAGTTCGTCGTGGTGGTTTATCTTCCGGTGGGGCATGGAGCCGATGCAGCAGCGGTCGCGGGCGAAGTGCTTGCGCACGCGCCCGTGGAGCGGAAATGA
- a CDS encoding carboxymuconolactone decarboxylase family protein yields the protein MATTKLWTDEEISANPRVKAVIDDIRTTRKSDFINNFWRALANQPAVLERTWSNLKQVMFAPGALDPLTRELIYIAVSTINGCEYCIHSHTAAARAKGMSDEQYAELLSILGMAAETNALANALQVPVDLEFQVR from the coding sequence ATGGCGACTACGAAGCTTTGGACGGATGAGGAAATATCAGCTAACCCCCGCGTAAAGGCCGTGATTGACGACATCCGGACAACGCGCAAATCAGACTTCATCAATAATTTCTGGCGCGCGCTCGCCAATCAACCGGCAGTTCTAGAACGCACCTGGTCCAACCTCAAACAGGTGATGTTTGCGCCGGGCGCGCTCGATCCGCTTACCCGCGAGTTGATTTACATCGCGGTCTCGACAATTAACGGCTGCGAGTATTGCATCCACTCTCACACGGCCGCGGCGCGCGCGAAGGGCATGAGCGATGAGCAATATGCGGAGTTGCTCTCCATTTTGGGGATGGCCGCCGAGACGAACGCCCTGGCAAATGCACTGCAGGTTCCAGTGGATTTGGAGTTTCAGGTTCGATAA